DNA from Variovorax sp. PBL-H6:
TGGCGCACCGGTGGTTGCGGCGCCGGCGACGGGCTGATCGCCACCGTCTTTTCATTGGCGGCGGCAGAGCCTGTCAGGGGGCTTTCGAGCTGCGGCGTCGGCTCCGTGATCGGCCATTCTTCGGGTGTGGGAGCGTTTGCGTCCGTGGCGGCTGACGCCGGCTCCAGCCGAGAGCCACAGCTTCTGCAGAACCTTGCGCCATCACGATTTTTCGCGCCGCAGGACGCGCACTCCATACCCATCTTGGAAGCCCTCAACTTGTACGCACCACTTTCCAAGCAGCGGGAAATGGTCGATGCACTCGTCAGTGCCAAGAGCCTAGGTCACCGCGACGCGCTTGGGTTTGTTGACCATTCTCTTCGCAATCACCGCTCCCAAGGCCAGTGCGAGCTCCAGCGCCAACGCAGGCTGGCGGTTGGACATCTCGGCAAAGCGGATGGCCGTCAGCCGCCAGACGCGCGCCGCGCCGGTCGCCACCACGTTCGCAGAACGCGGCAATCTGGAGAAGAAGGACCCTTCGCCCACAACTGAACCGGGATTGAGGATCGCGAGCCGCATCTGTCCCTGGCTGCCGATCAGATGAACGCTCAGCGCGCCGCCTTCGATGAAGAAGAGCGTGCGGTCGTTGGCGCCCTGATCGATGAGCACCTGGCCGGCATTGAGGTCGAAAGGCTGCAGGTAGCTCGCGAGCGTCTCCCACTGCTGGGCATTGAAGGCCGGAACGAAAGCGTCGTAGCTGGTGTTCTGCGCGACGGCGCGGCAAAGATCCTGGATGCTCGATGACATGATGATTCACCTGCTGTGGGGTGCCGGAGCGCAGTATGGACGATTGTGGCAAATTGCAGTGACACAAGTCACGACTGCTAACTATTTCTGTCTACTTTCCGATACAGAACCGCGAA
Protein-coding regions in this window:
- a CDS encoding cyclic nucleotide-binding domain-containing protein, with the translated sequence MSSSIQDLCRAVAQNTSYDAFVPAFNAQQWETLASYLQPFDLNAGQVLIDQGANDRTLFFIEGGALSVHLIGSQGQMRLAILNPGSVVGEGSFFSRLPRSANVVATGAARVWRLTAIRFAEMSNRQPALALELALALGAVIAKRMVNKPKRVAVT